The Chanos chanos chromosome 9, fChaCha1.1, whole genome shotgun sequence genome includes the window GTTTGTCTGACAGTTTGAAGGGAAGACCTCATTTGGAATGTCTGTCTTCAACCTCAGTAACGCAATCATGGGCAGTGGAATTCTAGGACTGGCTTATGCCATGTCAAACACTGGAATCATTCTCTTTCTGTGAGTCTTTCAGAACACCTACTCAACCCAGTCAGTCTATCGTTCATACATGAAAAGAGACCGATTACTGAATATTAATCGAAATAATGAAACATGCccttgctgtgtttgtgatttgttttgcGGAGAATGAACATTGTGATATTGGTCAGAGTATGCAAGCGCGGCCAGAGAGCGGACCTGTATGGAGTGTGCCCACAGCCACGTGGGCTTTCCTAATCAAATTTCATGAGTTAAATATAGTTGTTCGTTTGGCTGATGAATCGTAGCCTTCCCTGTACTGTAGTTGAGGCTGTAGATGCCAACAAGACGCACaagcgcacatgcacgcacccaagcacgcacgcgtgcacacatgcacacacccacacacacacccacacacgtgcGCAGTGTGGAAGATTTTAAGGCTTGGTCCTAAATTGGGGTGAGCAGGTGGCTGGACGTCTAGTCTGTCTGTTTACTCGAGAGATCTGCATGGAGTGCTAATATCAATTGTCACGGGGGTAAATATGTACACAAAAATGCAGGCATCAATAGTTAATTGTCAttcagatgaaaataaaacGCCCTGAAAAAGCATCTTACTGAATCGCttaaagaaaacatacaatgtAAATTATCTTGTTTGTCTACAATACTGTGTATGctgattaatttttcttttttgtcccccctccccccctccccacagaATCCTGTTGACTTGCATAGCAGTTCTTTCCTCTTACTCTATTCATCTTCTCCTGAAAAGTGCTGGAGTTGTGGGTAAGAACCTTGCTTCTATCTCATCTCACATTTAACCTTGTAATCACAGGCTCATGTTTATGCACTATTCAGCTTCAAAAGCTCAACATTGCAAATGTATGTGACAGAGACATCAGTTTTGGTCAATAACTGATTCCTCCTCAGGTATACGTGCATATGAGCAGCTGGGGAAACGTGCGTTTGGAAACCCAGGGAAAGTACTGGCTGCCATGGTCGTAACCATGCACAACATAGGAGGTCAGTTTAAAAATAGAGACTGAAACTAATTTTAACCTAAGTAGAGATCACCTTTAGTTCTTTACTGACAAAGTCAATAAAGATGTACGGATTACTTTAGCTACTTGACCTCCATGCATAGACTGTCATTCTTACTCTATTTCATACTCATAACAACCATTCACGAGGTTGCATGACTTTCTGGCATGTTAtgcatttgcaaaaaaaaaaaaaaacttcttcgCAATGCTGTAAGGCACATTTGGCATCTGAACTCAATAGCCACCATTTAGGAAAAGTGAAGCAGTAAACATAAGTGTCCTAATAAAATGCTGTTCTGCTCCAATCATCACAGTTTGTGGTGTATACTAATGAATATAGAGGCAGCGCTCATGGATTTGCATCGCTCACATGGACCATTAGCGTGATAGCATTGCGTAATGGCAACTCTTATGACATGTGGGCTACAACAAATATTTTAGTGTTCTGGAAGGTGCTTTGTGATGTTTTAGCAAGAGTTTTTGGCAAGCTACAATTACAGCAATACAAAACTATTTCTATGAGATGGTCAGAgcgtaaggaaaaaaaaaaaaactgtggcttttttttttttcttcagcaatGTCTAGCTACCTCTTCATTGTGAAATATGAACTACCCCTGGTCATTCAGACCTTCCTTGGTCAAGAGTCAAGCAGTGGGTAAGTCTGGAATCCGTGAGTCTGAAATGACCTGTAATTTTAGTTCCACATAACAATGAAATGATTGTCTTTTGGTTCCTTTGAGACACAACTGCAAGTTGATTTTGCACATGACTCTTAACATTTCATTGACCGAGAGGTTCATTCTGAATTTGCATCTTTGTTTCTCCCTGTGTTGCCTGACCTGcctgtttttggtgtttgtcCTCAGAGAATGGTACTTCAATGGAAATTATCTCATTgtcattgtgtctgtctgtgtcatccTTCCTCTGGCACTAATGAGACACTTGGGTAGGTTATGGTCTTTGCTTCTCTATCATGCTCAGATAATGTGGGTGGACTCCTTTTACTGTGAATggatttacatttttctttaacaacCAAATTAACAGTCTTATTCCTAGTGGAACTAAAGTTGAGTTACGGCGCttgaattacattttattgcAGGCGGTCCAACCCAAAGCTCCAAGCAaaaatgtagtgtttttttttttttttttaacaactatTGAGACTGTGCTTTGCCATAATTCTTTTTGTGACAGAATGTTTTTGATTCCTGCAGGATACCTTGGCTACACCAGTGGTTTCTCTCTGACGTGCATGGTCTTTTTCCTAAGCGCGGTGAGTGAGTTTGGAATTTAGGCTCGCCCTTGTTGCCAGTTTTCACCACAGTCCGCAAAAATGCTGAAATACATATGTTTGTGGTTACTTTATAAATGAGTGCTTACAGAGGAATAATCATTTATAGAATATGTGCATTGGTATTATGAAATCAAAGGTcttatttgttttgatatttaacATAAATTGAATGGCGTTTAcgtaatacatattttaaaagcagaggaagTATGTTCATTTGAAATTTGACAAACAGTAACATTAGTCTTTGTCAAGGTATAACATATCCATTTATGTCTTAACATTACACTGCATATGAGTCATCCATTGTCTTGACTTCTAGGCATGTCATGTTTACTCATAGTGACTCTCTGAATTAATCTCTGCACATGTAaaacttctcttttctttctctctctctctccctctctctctctctctctgttttttttctctctctctctccttgtctcgcCCCGACCATACACCTTAGGTCATATATAAGAAGTTCAACATCCCCTGTCCCTTCGAGTCTTTTGGGAATCATTCAGTCAATACCTCTTCTGAAGGAGAATGTGAAGCAAAACTCTTCACCGTCAACCAGCAGGTCAGAGGAActgcctcttcctctctatAGAGCAGTTGCTAAATAGACGCTTCCTACTGTAATCAGGAAGTTCTGGGAGACGGTCACAGCACGTGGATTGCTTTATGATCTAACCCGAGCAAAGGTTATGAGCTATTTACAGTATTTCCTCTAAAGGTTGTTCTACATGCCAACAGATATATGTTCACCCGGGAATATCTCGAGTTACCCAGCAACTGGCTGCTTTAGAACCTGCATTGCCACGCTAAGGGATGGACCAGGATTGAGAAAATCTGTATAGCGTGACTGCGTAATGCAATTCTTTTAATCTCATATGCCCCCTGTTTGCTTTTCAGACAGCATACACAGTTCCCATCTTGGCATTTGCCTTTGTCTGTCATCCTGAAGTGCTGCCCATCTACACTGAGCTGCGCAAGTGAGTTAGGATCACGCACACAACAAACAATCCTATTATTGAACTcactattttactcttaaaaGGTCAGGAAACCACTGTCTCACTTACTTTCAGGTCAGTAATAATTGTCTCAGTTAACTTTCGTGCTTCCTTAAATTATTCTGAAGTGTCAGGTTCTTATTCCTCTCTGTAAGTCTTCCAATCGCTGGTCGTGCAAAAGTGCAATCAGAGAAATGTAATTATATTATTCGTAATTTTCTAtttgttattgttctgtgtctgttttccagTCCTACGAAAAGACGCATGCAGGCCATTGCGAATGCGTCCATCCTTGGCATGTTTGTCATGTACCTACTCACAGCCATCTTTGGTTATCTAACTTTCTTTGGTAAGACCAATTGGAGAACAAGTCCAAGTTGAATGGCATATGTAATCCTGGAAATGTTATGCTATAAAAATACCCCAAAATTTGTGATTGGTGATTtgtaaaatttgaaaaattTGATTGCAAAAATGCCTAATTACAAAGATTATACTTATAACTTCTCAAAATGTCTACCTTTcaactgtttttgaaatgtgGAGTTATGGACTAAACTTTGGCATTAACATTTGAATTCTTAGCTAACACGGAAGCGGAGCTTCTTCACACCTACAGTAAAGTGGACCCTATGGACACCCTCATCCTGTGTGTGCGCCTGGCTGTCCTCGTAGCCGTCACTCTGACAGTTCCTGTTGTGCTCTTCCCTGTACGAGCTTTCACTTCAATGTGCTCTTTTATATTTATAAGGACTGGGTGCTAATCACAGCCTGTTATTTGTGACTTTGTGATTTCATGGTAATTACGGTTCCATATATCAACGTCAATTAAACGATCAAAAcccagagataaaaaaaaacgaccccccccccaaaaaaaacgcAAATGGGATAAAACCTAAAGGgtagatgaaaatgaatgtagaTAAGATTTTCCCAATCAATAATGTCTCTCAGATAAATTACTGATGTCTGTTAGTCTGTATGTGAGACTCTGTCTTCTAATAATGAGCAGTGCTGGTTAcagtaattatttatttatttttaactataGATTCGTAGAGCTTTGCTGCAGCTGTTATTTCCTGAGAAACCTTTTCACTGGGTGCGTCACGTCTCCATTGCCGTTGCTCTCCTCTTTGTCGTCAACCTCCTGGTCATCTTTGTTCCCAATATTCGAGACATTTTTGGCATCATTGGTGAGTGCATaacatctgtctttgtttcaggTTTCATCTTGTCATCTGAAGTTTCATACACTGGGCTGTATGATCACGGAGTCCAGAGACTTTTGATCATTTCAGAACAGAAATGTGGAGTTCATCTACAATCTcctgttttctattttttagGGGCAACCTCTGCACCAAGTTTAATTTTCATCCTTCCAGGATTGTTCTACATCCGCATAGTTCCTACTGACATGGAGCCAATGAAATCCAGACCAAAAATCCAAGTATGTCTTTCATGTATCTCAGAGATAAGATCTCGATGTTGTCAAGACGCTAAAGCGGTCATGAGCGCTGATGTtccatctctgttctctcaggcTGCTTGTTTCACAGCACTGGGCTTCATCTTCATGACCATGAGCCTTACTTTTATTGCTCTGGACTGGATCTATGGGGAGAGCCGGAGCATGGGAGCACACTAGACCTCTACCACGACTACTGGGGTCCCAAAGCCTGTTACGCAGAGCACTCTAAAGCCATCCTGCCCCTTGATCCAGAATGCAGTATGGGAGACACCTTACACCATTAACAGGCTGGACCCATCTTCTTTTGAGTTTTACCTGAGGTTTTTTAGGGTAAGACTGAGGtccaatcatttaaaaaaaaaataataaaatggaaataattGTCATGCTCTAGGGTGGCAAATCTTTTAGGAATGCAATGTTGCCTGGCAACAGATCTAGAGATTCCACACAGCTCTATGCCTTGATGTGCTTCAGAGAAGAGGACAATCGTGTTGCCAGTGGAAACCCCCTAAAAGCTTTTTAGATTGCGTAAAAAAGCCAAAGGTTTTTGAACAACAGGCCTAAGGTGAGGATGAGGCCAAGAACAACTGGAGAGGTTTCTTTTATCCTTTTAGTAAGACCACAAAATCACTATGTTATGGCTCGTGTAGTAACAGCCCTGACAAGTATAATAATATACTTTTTGTTCATCTCACTGAATCTTGACGTCAATTCAGGGATATGATGCCAAAGATAATATGCATAGTTTTTCCTCCAGTTATACCTGAAGAAGTGAactaaatgtttcagttttttttaacaaattcaCATCCCAATTAAAATACAATAAGGGCAATACTTTTCCAAATAACTTATATATATTTATGCTCTTTCTTCTGTTCTGTATTTAATGGTTGCAACGTCGTACTCCAAATCCAAACAGTTGCATTCATATTGAggctgctaaaaaaaaaaaaaaacaacaacattttttttgctcATAGCAAATCCATGGAACCAAAAATGGTGACACACTTCTCTTTAATGAATTACAATACTGTTCAGTCTGATTTGTTTAGAGCTTGCGCTtgtgaatacatttaaaagatccattcattttttttttcaactgaaacTTGTGGGCCAAATGCCTCCTGACTGAGCAGCTCTCTTTAGTGTCACACCAAGTATAACCATTGTCATCTGAAGAGTGAAGAATATTTACAACCAATGTCTAATGGTCAGAGGTTAGTGTATCTCtcctgtatttgtgttttcagacactCCTGTTTTGACACTTCACAGTAAGGTGCACAAGTTGacctctcttaaaaaaaatagaaaatggaaCCATAAAAAGgaacatatatatgcatgcacgcacgcacgcactcacgcacacacacacacacacacacacacacacacacacacacgtgcacacacacacatgcgcacacataaaGGTTgaagcaaaaagacaaaaaaaaataataaaaacaaagtttaaaaaaaaatttaaatacagcaaaaccaacaaagaaaaaatgcaaattgttAAAAGCAGTTTAGGTATAAGAACTTAGAGGCAATAATGTTTCATTGATGAGTCAGTCTGGAGCACGGTCTGAGCAAGTGACTCTAAGGCTTGACAGAGAAAACCTTGCTTTCATGTGAATATGCTCAGAACCTGTCTGTTGACTTAAAGGTTGCTTTTATCACAATATAGTTCGCACGGCACAACAGGAAAAACAGTCGTGAAGCTTTATTTAGCTGAGCTTATCAGCCCAAGTGTTACAAGCCATACTTCATTAGAATGTAATGAGTggatttaaatattcatgagtgACCCAGAATGTGCCAAACTGTAATATCAGTGTGAAAAGGCAAATTTATGCGAATCCTCATCAGTTCTTCTTTGATATTGTAATACTTGATTTTAAtaaagtttgtctgtgttgacGAATGTGTGTTTCATCTCTTTGTGGAGAACATGCACCCTTTGAGATTTATTTTGATATAAACCAGTAAAAACATTAAGCTTTCAATCCGCTTTAAAATAGTTGGACGATACATAAAGCATCAGTGTTATGGCTTCCTGTTAAATGTGTCCCAGGCCTCTCCTCACATAATCCCAGAAGATTTCACTTCTTTCCTCTATCTTAGTTCCATTAAATCAGATACATTGTCAAGAAGTCAATAAGCCCCTGACTACTGGTAGCAGAGGAGCAGGTTtaacaatgagagaaaaataaataaaatatctgGGGACATGCAAGGAGAGATTTAGAAACTCTAATAAATGGTATTATTTATAACAAAGATTCAAAACTTTGGGTCACTCAAAACTTTGAGTCAACCTGGAGCCTTCTGTTGCACGAAGCAGCTACCAACCACACTATACACATCTAAATGCCTCAGACTCACTTCCTCCACGTTAGCACGGTTATGGTGTTCAGGGTTTATGTCCTCTTGGCCCTCATCTTAACCCTTTCGAAGAACAATTTATAGCTCATTGAAAATCCACAGTTCAAAAACTTCAAAAAATCTCTGTTTGATGTGACCTTCAACTGATGCACTATGATTTCACACAAACTGTCTAGTGCGAGAAAATGACATTAATAACTCACAAACATGTGTCTCAGGGCAGTTCCTCTTCTAAGGATTTCAtattgggtttttgtttgtctgtttgtttgttttctcttgcaCTTTCTATCTCTCTTCACACATTTGATATGATGTTATTGGTTTTCTGCAATTTGACAAGTCTTTGTAAATCCATTTTGTACTTCTGTTATCCTTAATtgaatgtgcacacacacaccacttttcAGTGAATGATAATCTGCTTAACAGTGTACTATACTGGATTGCTCACTCTGGGTTGAAGGGGCCGAAAAAAGTGTTGAAGGGATACTTTTAGTAACACTTCAGATTTCAGTTTTACTTGAGGGAAACATTCAGTAATATTAAACTCTCAAGCAATGATGTCCATGAAGATCATTTGCCTGCTACTACAGTGCAACAAGTGTGCTTTCAAAGATGTACATGAGATATTCCAACGACAAACCTCAACAAAACTTTATGCAAACTAAGCAGGACTGTCCTCAACTTTCTGGAAGCTGATATAGTGTGTGGTTATTCTGTTCCTGTTCTATTGGTCTGCTCAGAACTTACAACATTCGTCAAAAAATACTGAAGTCAAAGTTAGGAGCCTTCTCCCTGGTCTTGGGGGCTTTTGC containing:
- the slc38a5b gene encoding sodium-coupled neutral amino acid transporter 5b yields the protein MELQKLSNGNHCHDFAPLEEELSPEQEEFLPHKSDGRKMPQFTDFEGKTSFGMSVFNLSNAIMGSGILGLAYAMSNTGIILFLILLTCIAVLSSYSIHLLLKSAGVVGIRAYEQLGKRAFGNPGKVLAAMVVTMHNIGAMSSYLFIVKYELPLVIQTFLGQESSSGEWYFNGNYLIVIVSVCVILPLALMRHLGYLGYTSGFSLTCMVFFLSAVIYKKFNIPCPFESFGNHSVNTSSEGECEAKLFTVNQQTAYTVPILAFAFVCHPEVLPIYTELRNPTKRRMQAIANASILGMFVMYLLTAIFGYLTFFANTEAELLHTYSKVDPMDTLILCVRLAVLVAVTLTVPVVLFPIRRALLQLLFPEKPFHWVRHVSIAVALLFVVNLLVIFVPNIRDIFGIIGATSAPSLIFILPGLFYIRIVPTDMEPMKSRPKIQAACFTALGFIFMTMSLTFIALDWIYGESRSMGAH